One region of Paraburkholderia phymatum STM815 genomic DNA includes:
- a CDS encoding aminomethyltransferase family protein → MANSWRISALADRHRALGSSLEDWNGMGTAWTYSTDLADHHEAIRTKAGLMDVSGLKKVHYVGPHAESLLDWATTRDIGKLYPGKSAYAAILNEEGKFIDDCIVYRTGPNAFMVVHGAGTGYERLVRSAQGRQVAVLFDDDLHDLSLQGPQAVDFLAEHVPGIRDLPYFHHVQTRLFGRPVMISRTGYTGERGYEIFCKAADAPLIWDTILAEGAAFGIVPCAFLALDWLRVESYLLFYPYDNSEMYPFADEKAGDTLWELGLDFTVSPGKTEFCGAREHFRLAGKERFRIYGVDIAASKAASAGDTLWRDGEQVGVVTCGMYSRLTNRSLAIARMNVAHARNGVALEVKGSLDARATAAALPFDDPEKKKRTANG, encoded by the coding sequence ATGGCAAATTCCTGGCGCATCTCGGCGCTCGCAGACCGTCACCGTGCCCTGGGCTCGAGTCTCGAGGACTGGAACGGCATGGGCACGGCGTGGACCTATTCGACGGACCTTGCCGACCATCACGAGGCGATCCGTACGAAAGCCGGACTGATGGACGTATCCGGCCTGAAAAAAGTCCACTACGTGGGCCCGCACGCCGAAAGCCTGCTCGACTGGGCGACGACACGCGACATCGGCAAGCTGTATCCCGGCAAGTCGGCTTACGCCGCGATACTGAACGAGGAAGGCAAGTTCATCGACGACTGCATCGTCTACCGCACGGGACCCAATGCCTTTATGGTCGTGCATGGCGCGGGCACGGGCTACGAGCGTCTCGTGCGTTCCGCGCAGGGCCGCCAGGTCGCCGTACTGTTCGATGACGATCTGCACGACCTGTCGCTGCAGGGACCGCAGGCGGTGGATTTCCTCGCGGAGCATGTTCCCGGCATCCGCGATCTGCCCTACTTCCATCACGTGCAAACCCGCCTTTTCGGGCGGCCCGTGATGATCTCGCGGACCGGCTATACGGGTGAACGCGGCTACGAGATCTTCTGCAAGGCGGCCGACGCGCCGCTGATCTGGGACACGATACTCGCCGAAGGCGCGGCATTCGGCATCGTGCCATGCGCATTCCTCGCGCTGGACTGGTTGCGGGTGGAGAGCTATCTCCTGTTCTACCCGTACGACAACTCGGAGATGTATCCATTCGCGGACGAAAAGGCGGGCGACACGTTGTGGGAACTCGGCCTCGACTTCACGGTGTCGCCCGGCAAGACGGAGTTCTGCGGCGCGCGTGAACATTTCCGGCTTGCCGGGAAAGAGCGCTTCAGGATCTATGGTGTCGACATTGCAGCATCCAAAGCCGCGTCGGCAGGCGACACCCTGTGGCGAGACGGAGAACAGGTCGGGGTCGTCACGTGTGGCATGTATTCGCGGCTCACTAACCGCTCTCTCGCCATTGCACGCATGAATGTTGCACATGCCCGCAACGGCGTCGCGCTGGAAGTGAAAGGCAGTCTCGATGCGCGTGCAACGGCTGCGGCATTGCCGTTCGACGACCCGGAAAAGAAGAAGCGCACCGCAAACGGCTAG
- a CDS encoding APC family permease, which yields MRSTLKRSLTWKDAFWVASGSPAFVLFTLGAIAATVGQPAWIIWIASISIGFIQCFTYAEISGLFPHKSGGASIYGAIAWVRYSKLLAPVSVWCNWFAWSPVLALGTGLGASYVLSALFPVDAAINTWSFTLMKLDFIKDGLSLRINSTFILGAALLLLTFFVQHHGAERAAKLQKYMGIVALIPLSVFGLEPLLTGTVHMSNWFPLLPLAHDAKGNVVPGTWNAAGWTLMMGGLFVAGWSTFGFETAVCYTREFKNPKTDTFKAIFYSGLLCLAVYILVPLSFQGAMGLKGLLAPEIYDGTGVAAAMARIIGGGAAIFYLIVVMLVFTLLLSVMTSMMGSSRTLYQASVDGWLPRYLSHVNEHGAPTRAMWTDLCFNLILLMMSDNVAVLAMSNVCYFAFVFLNLQAGWIHRLDRPTWARPFKCPNWLLALGALCGFIDLVCVGAGADIWGPGTLRNGLMAIALIIPVFIYRHYVQDKGRFPDAMLDDLELRPDHGTTRRRAAWLPYATLVASVLVVWLSHHFAVFPA from the coding sequence ATGCGGTCCACCCTCAAACGCTCGCTGACATGGAAGGATGCCTTCTGGGTGGCGAGCGGCTCGCCCGCATTCGTGCTCTTTACATTGGGCGCGATTGCCGCCACGGTCGGCCAGCCCGCATGGATCATCTGGATCGCGTCCATTTCCATTGGCTTTATCCAGTGCTTCACGTATGCCGAAATCTCCGGGCTCTTTCCTCACAAGTCGGGAGGCGCATCGATTTACGGCGCCATTGCGTGGGTCCGGTACTCGAAGTTGCTTGCGCCCGTGTCCGTATGGTGCAACTGGTTCGCGTGGTCGCCCGTGCTGGCGCTCGGCACTGGACTCGGCGCGAGCTACGTTCTCTCCGCGCTCTTTCCCGTCGATGCCGCCATCAACACGTGGTCGTTCACGCTGATGAAACTCGACTTCATCAAGGACGGCCTGAGCCTGCGCATCAACTCGACCTTCATCCTGGGCGCGGCCCTGCTGCTGCTGACGTTCTTCGTTCAGCACCACGGCGCCGAGCGCGCCGCGAAGCTGCAGAAGTACATGGGCATCGTTGCCCTGATTCCGCTGAGCGTCTTCGGTCTCGAGCCGCTGCTCACCGGCACCGTCCACATGAGCAACTGGTTTCCGTTGCTGCCGCTTGCGCACGACGCCAAAGGCAACGTCGTTCCGGGAACATGGAATGCAGCCGGCTGGACGCTGATGATGGGTGGACTCTTCGTCGCGGGATGGTCGACCTTCGGCTTCGAAACCGCCGTGTGCTACACGCGCGAGTTCAAGAATCCGAAAACCGACACCTTCAAGGCGATCTTCTACTCCGGCCTGCTGTGCCTCGCGGTGTACATCCTCGTGCCGCTGTCGTTCCAGGGTGCGATGGGACTCAAGGGGCTGCTCGCGCCCGAGATTTACGACGGCACGGGCGTCGCGGCCGCGATGGCACGAATCATCGGTGGCGGTGCCGCGATCTTCTACCTGATCGTCGTGATGCTCGTCTTCACGTTGCTGCTGTCGGTGATGACGTCGATGATGGGCTCGTCCAGAACGCTGTATCAGGCCTCCGTCGACGGCTGGCTGCCGCGCTATCTGTCGCATGTAAACGAGCACGGCGCGCCCACGCGGGCGATGTGGACCGATCTCTGCTTCAACCTGATCCTGCTGATGATGTCGGATAACGTCGCCGTGCTCGCGATGTCCAACGTCTGCTATTTCGCGTTCGTGTTCCTGAATCTTCAGGCAGGCTGGATTCACCGGCTCGATCGCCCGACCTGGGCGCGTCCGTTCAAATGCCCGAACTGGCTGCTGGCACTCGGCGCACTGTGCGGGTTCATCGACCTGGTGTGCGTCGGCGCGGGCGCGGACATCTGGGGACCGGGCACCTTGCGCAACGGACTCATGGCGATCGCGCTGATCATCCCCGTGTTCATCTATCGCCACTACGTGCAGGACAAAGGCCGCTTCCCCGACGCCATGCTGGACGACCTGGAACTGCGGCCGGACCACGGCACGACCCGGCGCCGCGCCGCCTGGCTTCCGTATGCAACGCTGGTGGCGAGCGTGCTGGTCGTCTGGCTGTCCCATCATTTCGCCGTGTTTCCGGCGTGA